The following proteins come from a genomic window of Nycticebus coucang isolate mNycCou1 chromosome 11, mNycCou1.pri, whole genome shotgun sequence:
- the FZD1 gene encoding frizzled-1 yields the protein MAEEEVPKKSRAASGGASWELCAGALPAGLSEEGSVDTGSRRRRPPADPRRLARQLLLLLWLLEAPLLLGVRAQAAGQGPGQGPGQGPGPGQQPPAPPPPPQQQQSGQQYNGERGISIPDHGYCQPISIPLCTDIAYNQTIMPNLLGHTNQEDAGLEVHQFYPLVKVQCSAELKFFLCSMYAPVCTVLEQALPPCRSLCERARQGCEALMNKFGFQWPDTLKCEKFPVHGAGELCVGQNTSDKGTPTPSLLPEFWTSNPQHGGGGHRGGFAGASERGKFSCPRALKVPSYLNYHFLGEKDCGAPCEPTKVYGLMYFGPEELRFSRTWIGIWSVLCCASTLFTVLTYLVDMRRFSYPERPIIFLSGCYTAVAVAYIAGFLLEDRVVCNDKFAEDGARTVAQGTKKEGCTILFMMLYFFSMASSIWWVILSLTWFLAAGMKWGHEAIEANSQYFHLAAWAVPAIKTITILALGQVDGDVLSGVCFVGLNNVDALRGFVLAPLFVYLFIGTSFLLAGFVSLFRIRTIMKHDGTKTEKLEKLMVRIGVFSVLYTVPATIVIACYFYEQAFRDQWERSWVAQSCKSYAIPCPHVQAGGGAPPHPPMSPDFTVFMIKYLMTLIVGITSGFWIWSGKTLNSWRKFYTRLTNSKQGETTV from the coding sequence ATGGCTGAGGAGGAGGTGCCTAAGAAGTCCCGGGCCGCCAGCGGCGGCGCAAGCTGGGAACTTTGTGCCGGGGCGCTCCCAGCCGGGCTGTCGGAGGAGGGGAGCGTGGACACaggcagccgccgccgccgccccccaGCTGACCCCCGGCGCTTGGCGCGCCAGCTGCTTCTGTTACTTTGGCTGCTGGAGGCTCCGTTGCTGCTGGGGGTCCGGGCGCAGGCGGCGGGCCAGGGGCCGGGCCAGGGGCCGGGCCAGGGGCCCGGGCCGGGGCAGCAACCACCGGCACCACCACCGCCCCCACAACAGCAGCAGAGCGGGCAGCAGTACAACGGCGAGCGGGGTATCTCCATCCCCGACCACGGCTATTGCCAACCCATCTCCATCCCGCTGTGCACAGACATCGCGTACAACCAGACCATCATGCCCAACCTGCTGGGCCACACGAACCAGGAGGACGCGGGCCTGGAGGTGCACCAGTTCTACCCGCTGGTGAAAGTGCAGTGCTCCGCGGAGCTCAAGTTCTTCCTGTGCTCCATGTACGCGCCCGTGTGCACCGTGCTGGAGCAGGCGCTGCCTCCCTGCCGCTCCCTGTGCGAGCGCGCGCGCCAGGGCTGCGAGGCGCTCATGAACAAGTTCGGCTTCCAGTGGCCAGACACGCTCAAGTGCGAGAAGTTCCCGGTGCACGGCGCCGGCGAGCTGTGCGTGGGCCAGAATACGTCCGACAAGGGCACCCCGACGCCCTCGCTGCTACCGGAGTTTTGGACCAGCAACCCCCAGCACGGCGGCGGAGGGCACCGCGGCGGCTTCGCCGGGGCCTCGGAGCGAGGCAAGTTCTCCTGTCCGCGCGCCCTCAAAGTGCCCTCCTATCTCAACTACCACTTCCTGGGGGAGAAGGACTGTGGCGCGCCCTGTGAGCCGACCAAGGTATACGGGCTCATGTACTTCGGGCCCGAGGAGCTGCGCTTCTCGCGCACCTGGATCGGCATCTGGTCCGTGCTGTGCTGCGCCTCCACGCTCTTCACCGTGCTCACGTACCTGGTGGACATGCGGCGCTTCAGCTACCCGGAGCGGCCCATCATCTTCCTCTCCGGGTGTTACACGGCCGTGGCCGTGGCCTACATCGCCGGCTTCCTGCTGGAGGACCGGGTCGTGTGTAACGACAAGTTCGCTGAGGACGGGGCGCGCACGGTGGCGCAGGGCACCAAGAAGGAGGGCTGCACCATCCTTTTCATGATGCTGTACTTCTTCAGCATGGCCAGCTCCATCTGGTGGGTGATACTGTCTCTCACCTGGTTCCTGGCGGCCGGCATGAAGTGGGGCCACGAGGCCATCGAGGCCAACTCGCAGTATTTCCACCTGGCCGCCTGGGCTGTCCCGGCCATCAAGACCATCACCATCCTGGCGCTGGGCCAGGTGGATGGCGACGTGCTGAGCGGAGTGTGCTTCGTGGGGCTCAACAACGTGGACGCACTGCGCGGCTTCGTGCTGGCGCCGCTCTTCGTGTACCTGTTCATCGGCACGTCCTTCCTGCTGGCCGGCTTCGTGTCGCTCTTCCGCATCCGCACCATCATGAAGCACGACGGCACCAAGACGGAGAAGCTGGAGAAGCTGATGGTGCGCATCGGCGTCTTCAGCGTGCTCTACACGGTGCCCGCCACCATCGTCATCGCCTGCTACTTCTACGAGCAGGCCTTCCGGGACCAGTGGGAGCGCAGCTGGGTGGCCCAGAGCTGCAAGAGCTACGCCATCCCCTGCCCTCACGTCCAGGCGGGCGGGGGCGCCCCGCCGCACCCGCCCATGAGCCCGGACTTCACCGTCTTCATGATCAAGTACCTCATGACGCTGATCGTGGGCATCACGTCGGGCTTCTGGATCTGGTCCGGCAAGACGCTCAACTCGTGGAGGAAGTTCTACACGCGGCTCACCAACAGCAAGCAGGGGGAGACCACTGTCTGA